The window gaatcaaaataaataaaaacataaaaaagccataaataactaaaagaaaaaacatcataaatggtccttgtggtttcctaaaatctgaagtttaatccccgtggtttaaaaacatcatagatggtctctatgctttcaaaacttttgacgattggtccttattgctaactccgttaagtttgtCCGTTAACTAAAGGGCATTTTCGTGTTTTCACgatcacagggaccatttatgatgttttttctcttatttaaaaataaataaagaaagaaaataataaacaaagggtctctctctctcacacaaacACACAAACCCACCCAAACGTTTCCTTCTTCCTTTCCCCTTCGTGCTCTCATCTATATCTCTGAAGACTCCAAAAATCGTTCATCCAATCGTCGGAAAACATCTACCTTAACCCAAATGAACTAGAAATTAGACCCATTAATTGCTCCTGATGAATCTTTACAAGCTTTTTTCCAGTTTTTCCTGTAACGCCTTGCTTGAGCCCTTTTCCCTATCACGATTTCTCTAGGTTATTGTCTTCATCATCGGTTGTTGCCACCGTAAAGGACGAAAGTAGGATAGCCATGAACGAGGGTGACGACGTATATATTAAAGCGCATGGAGTATTTCAACAGGAACCTTTTTGGTTTTGGAGTTTGGCCACATAATTTTCAAGCTATGATAATTTTAGTCCCCAttgtttatttttttcaatttcgtCACACAACTTTCACCGTCTTTTTTTAAAAGGCCACATAATTTTAAAGTTTTGATAATTTTAGTCCTCATTGTTTATTTTTTTCTCAATTTCGTCACACAACTTTCACcgtcttttttttttaaagaaatcttTCAACCGGAATGTTTTTGCTTTTAGAGTTTGGCCATATAATTTTCAAGTTTTGATAATATTAGTCCCTAATGTTTATTGTTTATCAATTTCGTCACACAACTTTCACCgtttttttctaaaaagaatGACCCGTGCAACGCACAGACCTTTTCCTAGTTTATATAAATTTAAggggattttctaatatgtgccctAAGGGCACACATAAGAAGtattaattatgaaaaatattaccataattaaattcgAAATAGATTTATTATGGAAATTATTAATGCACTtcacatttaattatggtaatatttcttataattaatgtattttataattaattgtgATTATATATATCATCAATTAATGATTCTTATATGTGTCTTAGgacacatattagaaaatcccaaatttaaaatgaaacaaaaattgCTAATCCCCATTTAAATACTATAATACTATAAATTAAAGTCAGGTAAGGAACTGAAATACTAGTTTGAAGAGGGGATTACGCTTCTAAAAATACAAATAGCTGAGAATGAACAATTGTGGTGTATATGTGTGCGGCGCACCTGGTTGGTTAGAGTGGCTTTTAACAGCTTCTAAATCTCTATTTTCAAAAAGATTTTAATTTTACATTTTGTACTTTAAAACATGTAACGTCATTTGGCTTTGGAATTAGCAACCGAAAATGAACAGAAAGAAACCTGCAGGGTTTTGTTTTCTTTTATCTAAAATAATCAATCGTCTGGGTTTTTGGAAGAACCGCTGAAATAAAGTAGCATAAACCCTCGTTTCGGAAGAAATTGCTTCAAGATCAGAAATCGACATCTAAACTCCATATACTCTTACATCAGCAATCGATCTTAGTAAGTTTACCTACACATTGTTACATtttttgatgttgttttcttCGTTACATTCATATAAAATTCGAAGGAATTGCACATATCATCATCGTTTTATTATTCATATAGATGTTTTTTTCAAGTGGGGTTTGAGGCTTTTTTTGGTGGACAATATTGCATCTGTTAGGATGTGAGAAGTTTCAGGCATCATATCATTAAACTTGTAAATGGAAGTAGCATGCGAAAACTACATGAACCCTTTTCTTTCTAAGAGCAAAATAATGCCTGGTATGCTCTCAACAAAAAGGAAGGAGGATGCAACTGATGAGGATGATATAATAAAAGTATCTTCTACTAGGAACTATACATGCAAAAACTGCTTACAAAGGGGTCATAACACGAGATCTTGCAAAAATCCAACACAAAACCGGCCCCCAAAGGTGAAAAAGAAACGTGGTAGGCCTAGGATTCATATACCTGTGACAAACATTGTGTATGAAACTCAAGATGCTGAAACACAAGGAAAAATCAAAGATTTGAGAGATTCTGGGTATACATCTGTTGAGATTGAAGAAGCACTATCTGTAGAAAAAGACGAGGAATGGATTGATAAGACTCGACTTCTGGTGTATGACAAACACACACGAAGGTCGGAGAGGATCGTGAAAATCAAACTGTCAAAACCAGTATATGACAAAGATGGAGGGGGATCTTGTATGGAGAAGGCACTAACTTTAGATTAGATGTAATCTGTGTTGGTTTAGTTGTTGCCCTTTTTGTAAACATTGTGATGTGATTGGTTAAATTAGAATGATGTTCCTTTTGATGCTATTTTGctcattcatttttttaattcaagATTTAACTAAAAAGGCTCTGAAGAAAATAGTATTATATGAAGGGATCATTTAGTGTGGAAGCActtacatatttttttattttcatatctttatatttatttgtttgttgtcttttttttttctttgtctaCCGGAGTTCTTACACAGAAAGCAAGTCTTCATATACTACCGTCGGTGTTGCCGACCATCTCACATCATTATGTAATTAAAGATCAAAAAAAATCAGATTATTGTTCTTATGGGATTCAGCCTAAAAAGCCACAAAATTAAAGATTTACTTCAACACAattgaaaaaaattcaaaaaaaaccaTGTCACCTTTGTAACAAGGAAATTTGGGTAAGGAATTGTAAGTATTTTGTTATTATGGACAAGAAaatgaaagtagattgctattatgTGTAAAAAAActccaataaaaaaaaaaaagtgaagtaAAGTAAGTTGGTATTTAATGAAAGGATGTATAGCAATCAGAAAAAAATCCAAAACCGTATTGTATTGGCATATGATATATCATTATTTATATACAACAAAAGGATAAACTCCCAGCCTTGTTTTACCCTGCCTCTACCTAAATTCCAATTTTATCTATTATGCCATGGCCCACCTACCTACCTACCCACCCTACAACGAATAGAAAACCAATACcccaaaacaaaaaacaaaaacaaaaaatgaaaatgttgataatCAACACTTTTGTCTAGTGACTAGTCTATCATGATGTTTGCCAAAAGCCTGCCATGTCAGCACTATATAAAGAGCGATCTTGAATCTCCAAATTTGCAATATGCCAATTTATAAACAGCGACTGAATCCATTTACACAATACTAATGCAACCGGAAATATCCACCACTCGCTTTCCTCCCTACACACCATATTAATTCAACCAATCAGAAAGTTAGTCTGTGTGTGAATTGTGATGCATAAAACAAAAAGGTGAAAAtgtagtagttagttagttacaTGGTCCACGGGTGAACATCTGAAGGGGTTTTAGCGGACTGATTCATATAATGAGCATAACCACAGATAAAAGCAACCACCTACAAAAATAcaaaattagtttataatttagGAAATGAAGTTATTGTGTATATGATTTAAGAGTTTTTGAGGCTTACGACGTTGACCAAGGATGTTATGTTCCAGAGAGCATATATACGGGCCAGCCCAGCAGATCGCCTGGGGCCTTGACTAAACAGAGCATTGATGCCAGCAGGAAAAGGAAGCAAAATCCCAAGTGGCAAAATCATTACAACCAATAACACGTTTGTTAATGAATATGAAAATAACTGAAGCAATGTAAGCAAAACCAGACTAAAGTCTCCTAGCAGTATCACCGATATCACCAATCCCACTACATCCTgcattccaattccaattccaattccaattccatcatacatacatacatacatacattttttttttccaacaatTAATTATCTatatatttaaaaagaaaaaaaaaatgttacctGGTGGCCAACAGGTTTGGTGTTGTATATAATAAAGGAGAGTGGAAACAATACATCCCTCTTTTCCTCGAGTGTTTTCAAACTGTTGATGTCTAAAACCCTACCGTAACTCTTGGTCTGTTTCTTATTATCATCCACCTTCATTTCtgaatcttcatcttcttcgatATGACTGTcacaacacaaaataaacaataaaaagaaaTTCTTTTTTCTGATTAAGTAGCAACTGTTACGGTTGTATACATAATGTTATGTGTTACCTATGATCCAGTTGGGGTTGGTCCTGGGCCTGTACAGCGGATACCACAAGCCCATATTGAAAACTGTCACCACTTGTAGCTTTAAACGAAGCAAGGTCAACGCGTACACCATAAACCCCAAAAGTTGGATTCACGCAAGTTTCAATCCATATCACAACCGCCCGAAATGTTACTTTGAGTCGACCGCTACGCACCAACCGTAATTGTGCGTTTAAACCAGCCACAAATCGATACCAACTAGTAGGAGGAATAcactgaaaataataataaacaaataaataaataaccagAAAGGAgatttaaaagaaaagaaaatgaaatgAAATCAAGTGGTGGAAAACCTGATTCATGAGACTTGTAATGACATTGTCACTGTGAAGTGAAAACGGAGCCATGTAACTTCCATCACCTCCAAATAAAAGAGACAACGGGAATCTTTGATGAAGGTGTGGAGGAAGATCGCTTCTTTTTTCATCACCACCAAGAAAAAAGTCCACATAAGCTAGCATCAAATCAGATGTTGCAGCCACCtacaatatcaatatcaatatcaatatcacatgtGATCATTTTGGTGTGTCTTTGACTGAATGTGGAATGCTGACCTTAAGACCTTCATAGAGAGCACGTGATCGACATGAACGTAAGCATGCATGGTCGTATTCAGACCTAACAAACTCACGCAGTCTCTGTAGCTTTAATTTTTGCCTCCATTGTTGCCATGACCATGCAAGAGGGTAAGCAAGGAAAAAAAGAATACGGTATATTGATCCCTCCCACCATGGATACGTGGCTAAAGCATTAATATCTTCAACAAATCTATTAAATGCACCCTCATACACAATATCCATCACTTGTTTAGGAGGTGTATGAGGAAGATGCCATGGTTCCCTGAAAGTGTTTCCTCCCATAAAGTACATCCTATGCACATGCCCTTGAGACTCCTCCACTCTGTTTGTTTCCAAAACCTACAAAGAAAATGAATGAATGATGATATCATCAATCAATATTAACAATTTCAAGCAACCTCACCTCATTGAGCgattccaagaaaggaaaggagtgATCCATCTGAGATCCTTGTTGAGTTGGTGCATGGCCTGGTGAGTCATCAAACCCCATGAATTTCATTCTTGCAACACTAAGCACAAGTGCCAACAGGATAAGAAGACCCAAAAGAAGAAGGCTGAATACCCATGGCCCACCAAATGTCTCCATTAGTTCTTCAAGAGCAGTGTAACAATTTGGCATGTGGTATTTGTCTGAAATGCATTTGTAAGGACATGGAGTTTCAGCAGAACCACCTATCAATCACATGTTATGTCAATAATAAAACATTATATGTCTGATGTCAATGTCAATCAATCCATAAAGAAAGTCAACAATACCTCGGACATATATATAGAATGCACGATGGGGAAGCTCATTAGCAGGGCACTCCAAACATAACTCCTTATCAGATCCTGTAACATTCTTATAAGTGCCAACAGGGCATTCCTCGCAGAAAGTACCAAAAAGCCCTTTTGGACAAGATTTTCCAGTGACTGTTCCAATTCCTCCAGCACCAACTTCATTTCCACTCAATCCACCTCGAGTGGAGATGCTTCCTTTGATGTTAGCAACAGGTTGATATACATCTCCGGTTGGTATGTGTGACCAATGAAAATGAATccttccaccaccaccaccaccactcccGTTTGGACTACCTTCACCTCCATCACTTGTAACAACTCCAGACTCATCAACAAACAGATcattcaagaacacaagaatcGTTCCTCCTGATCCTCCCCCTGAATCTGATCCTCCTATCCAATCGTATTTCTTGAAAATGTTTTCTTCATAACTTCCTCCATCAGATCCTACTACACCATTAACATACAAACTTGGCAACGGATTAGCTGAAGAACCGATCACGAGAACACCACCACCAGCTGTTGACCCGCTGATGACATCATTCCCGCCACCACTACCCATCCAACAAGGCAAATCAGCATCCCCATATGGCCTACCACCATCAATGCAGGTGTCATTATAACAACCATACCCACCATAACCACCATAACCACCCCCACTCCCAATTCCGACATTCAACACTTTCCCCCTCCCAATACCACCTTTGCAACCCATCTTTGAGGTGCTAATTGTCCCACTAGATTCAACTGTAACAGTTCTTGCCCTATGGAAGTTCACAACAGACCCTTTTATAAGGCCTTCAACCAGGATATCTTCAACACGACAtaactgaagaaaaaaaaaaaaaactgtcaaTATCTCAAAAATTGTTCAATTCTAAATCAATTATGAATTACCTGAAGAGTAAAGGACAAAGAAGCATTGACATTGCAGTCATCAGGTGGATTCAGCAACTCATATGGACATTCTTGAGAGTCACAAATCGGCTTCGGTGTCACAGCATTAGCTGTAACATTTTCCAAGGGCCCGCGTAAGACTGATCCGGGGCCCACATTGACACTATAAAACAGGGACAGAACCAAACGTTGTGCTTCAATACAGTCACCTGGGCCTGACAAGTTTAATAAACCTTGGCCATGTACCCCAAGATTAGCATTTGAACGTATGGTAGAAGATTCCTTGAGAACAATAAGATTGCTACCCTCAAGAAATGAATTCTGCACATTCTGGTCACCTTCAACATCAATAAGCAATTGTGAATTCCACATCAAGAACATCTTTACAGTCATACGTAGAGCACCATaaacctgaaaaaaaaaataacacaaaacagATACTTTAACTTTCTGATGACAAAATCGCAAAAAGGTTGTTGCTTGTTACTTGCCTTGATTACAGAATCACTCATTAGAAGCTCTTCTGCAAGAACCTCAAATTCTGATAAAGCATAATGAGCTAACCCAAAACTCAAGATACCTCCATCCAGGACACTAATTTGGCCTTGAACCTAAATGAAGCATATCATAAATTATAATAAAGATTTCTTTTATCATATAAAACAGAGGTGGATATAATGTAATAATGTAATAACCAAATGCTGACCTGGACACGACTCCATAGCAAGGGAACAGAAACCTTAGCAAAACTTCGAATAAAAATATTTGTCATAAGAGGCTGATATGGAACCTCCATTAGAAGTGTGTCAGTGTCAGTTGTCATGTTGAAATTATCAACTGTAAGGCTACGTGTTACAGCATCATAAAAAGTGCCTGCAGCACCTGCGTTTGAAGGGCATCCTAGACTATTACCACctgaaaaaattaataaaaaagagTCGGTGTtaatttatgaataaaaaaaaaCACCAAAAGAATGCAAGAATCCTACCATGGACAATGATTTTAGGTTCTTCATGTCTGCTAAAAATGTCTGTAGAAAttcttcctccacctccaccaccaaaaCCATCACCTCCAGAACCACTTATATAACCATTTCCAGTCATCTTATAAGCCTTG of the Lactuca sativa cultivar Salinas chromosome 6, Lsat_Salinas_v11, whole genome shotgun sequence genome contains:
- the LOC111906089 gene encoding uncharacterized protein LOC111906089 — encoded protein: MVRHICSRSVMFWFLVVVSITTLFSSGLGLDDLEGYDSDLGGKFINLFHQDYSPPAPPPPPPHPPSASCEFDLGGVGSLDTTCEVVTSLNLTQNMYIAGKGNFFILPNVTVSCTVFPGCEIGINVTGDFSLGENARIIAGTFELEAGNASFAEGSLVNTTALAGNPPEQTSGTPHGIDGAGGGYGGRGAACLLNEKKLPDDVWGGDAYSWSTLQKPWSYGSKGGTTSLDVDYGGGGGGRIKLVVKSLLEMNGSLLAEGGDGGTQGGGGSGGSIYLKAYKMTGNGYISGSGGDGFGGGGGGRISTDIFSRHEEPKIIVHGGNSLGCPSNAGAAGTFYDAVTRSLTVDNFNMTTDTDTLLMEVPYQPLMTNIFIRSFAKVSVPLLWSRVQVQGQISVLDGGILSFGLAHYALSEFEVLAEELLMSDSVIKVYGALRMTVKMFLMWNSQLLIDVEGDQNVQNSFLEGSNLIVLKESSTIRSNANLGVHGQGLLNLSGPGDCIEAQRLVLSLFYSVNVGPGSVLRGPLENVTANAVTPKPICDSQECPYELLNPPDDCNVNASLSFTLQLCRVEDILVEGLIKGSVVNFHRARTVTVESSGTISTSKMGCKGGIGRGKVLNVGIGSGGGYGGYGGYGCYNDTCIDGGRPYGDADLPCWMGSGGGNDVISGSTAGGGVLVIGSSANPLPSLYVNGVVGSDGGSYEENIFKKYDWIGGSDSGGGSGGTILVFLNDLFVDESGVVTSDGGEGSPNGSGGGGGGRIHFHWSHIPTGDVYQPVANIKGSISTRGGLSGNEVGAGGIGTVTGKSCPKGLFGTFCEECPVGTYKNVTGSDKELCLECPANELPHRAFYIYVRGGSAETPCPYKCISDKYHMPNCYTALEELMETFGGPWVFSLLLLGLLILLALVLSVARMKFMGFDDSPGHAPTQQGSQMDHSFPFLESLNEVLETNRVEESQGHVHRMYFMGGNTFREPWHLPHTPPKQVMDIVYEGAFNRFVEDINALATYPWWEGSIYRILFFLAYPLAWSWQQWRQKLKLQRLREFVRSEYDHACLRSCRSRALYEGLKVAATSDLMLAYVDFFLGGDEKRSDLPPHLHQRFPLSLLFGGDGSYMAPFSLHSDNVITSLMNQCIPPTSWYRFVAGLNAQLRLVRSGRLKVTFRAVVIWIETCVNPTFGVYGVRVDLASFKATSGDSFQYGLVVSAVQAQDQPQLDHSHIEEDEDSEMKVDDNKKQTKSYGRVLDINSLKTLEEKRDVLFPLSFIIYNTKPVGHQDVVGLVISVILLGDFSLVLLTLLQLFSYSLTNVLLVVMILPLGILLPFPAGINALFSQGPRRSAGLARIYALWNITSLVNVVVAFICGYAHYMNQSAKTPSDVHPWTMEESEWWIFPVALVLCKWIQSLFINWHIANLEIQDRSLYSADMAGFWQTS